Proteins encoded together in one Streptomyces sp. NA04227 window:
- a CDS encoding MFS transporter: protein MSSASKTPALNSLVHKAPSYSAVLRQPDVPRIFLAALTGRFSYGIVFVALTVALSRATGSYAWAGLSMAAFGLTASALGPLRARWIDRRGPRRVLPVLAVAYAAVLVALTAATWSPGVPPSALLALALLAGACAPPLGPVMRALWSALLPDPQLRQRAFSLDTVVEELLYVAGPLVAGLCITFGNPAFGVGISAVLVLVGSLAMAASPVLSKAAAPGSARDPDADGGEEQAAEDAAARASLRRKGWLVPAAVAGGLGASTGAMGLLVVAFAHSRHHVEAVAWIQAAIAVGSATGGMLYGARTWRLSSAQRLPLLAIALAVVLGTAGLAPNLIVLAVAAGCTGIFIAPVLSTAYLYADECATPETRTQVGTWVNSAFNAGYAVGTAGAGLLLGGCPLWLCFVAAALPTLATAVLALTGPRREGGPSPEPSTTAAKSGVVAAGGGS, encoded by the coding sequence ATGTCTTCCGCGTCGAAGACCCCTGCCTTGAACTCCCTTGTCCACAAGGCCCCTTCGTACTCCGCGGTGCTCCGTCAGCCTGATGTGCCGCGGATCTTCCTCGCCGCGCTGACCGGCCGTTTCTCGTACGGCATCGTCTTCGTGGCGCTGACGGTCGCGCTCAGCCGGGCGACCGGCTCCTACGCCTGGGCAGGCCTGTCCATGGCCGCTTTCGGTCTCACCGCCTCCGCTCTGGGCCCGCTGCGCGCACGGTGGATCGACCGGCGCGGCCCGCGCCGGGTGCTCCCGGTCCTTGCCGTGGCGTATGCGGCCGTCCTCGTCGCGCTGACCGCCGCCACCTGGAGCCCGGGTGTCCCGCCTTCGGCGCTGCTGGCCCTGGCCCTGCTTGCCGGGGCCTGCGCACCGCCGCTCGGACCGGTGATGCGGGCGCTGTGGAGTGCGCTGCTGCCCGATCCTCAACTGCGGCAGCGCGCCTTCTCGTTGGACACCGTCGTCGAGGAACTTCTCTATGTCGCAGGGCCGTTGGTGGCGGGCCTGTGCATCACGTTCGGCAACCCGGCCTTCGGGGTGGGCATCAGCGCCGTCCTGGTGCTGGTGGGCAGCTTGGCGATGGCGGCCTCGCCCGTACTGAGCAAGGCCGCCGCTCCCGGTTCCGCCCGGGACCCGGACGCGGACGGGGGCGAGGAGCAGGCCGCCGAGGACGCGGCCGCCAGGGCGTCCCTCCGCCGCAAGGGCTGGCTTGTGCCCGCGGCGGTGGCTGGTGGGCTCGGAGCGTCGACGGGTGCGATGGGTCTGCTGGTGGTCGCCTTCGCCCACAGTCGTCACCATGTCGAGGCGGTGGCGTGGATCCAGGCCGCGATCGCCGTGGGCAGCGCGACGGGCGGGATGCTCTACGGCGCGAGGACCTGGCGCCTGTCCAGCGCGCAGCGTCTGCCCCTGCTGGCGATCGCGCTGGCGGTGGTGCTCGGCACGGCGGGGCTCGCCCCCAACCTGATCGTTCTCGCCGTCGCCGCGGGCTGTACGGGGATCTTCATCGCCCCGGTCCTGTCCACCGCCTATCTGTACGCGGACGAGTGCGCCACACCGGAAACCCGTACCCAGGTGGGTACCTGGGTCAACAGCGCCTTCAACGCGGGGTATGCGGTAGGGACCGCCGGGGCGGGACTGCTGCTCGGCGGGTGCCCGCTCTGGCTCTGCTTCGTCGCGGCGGCTCTGCCCACACTGGCCACGGCCGTCCTCGCGCTGACCGGACCACGGCGCGAGGGCGGCCCCAGCCCGGAGCCGTCAACGACCGCCGCGAAGAGCGGCGTTGTCGCGGCAGGCGGCGGGAGCTGA
- a CDS encoding FAD-binding oxidoreductase yields MTSVLEHAAHALRGDFQGELIGPDATEYDRARSVWNGAIDHRPAVVARCTGSEDVAAALNFARAEGLKISVRGGSHSFAGNAVCPDGLVVDLSPLNKVEVDPAERLARCGGGATLAELDAATQAHALAVPSGTISHTGVGGLALGGGFGWLTPQYGLTADNLLAAEVVLADGTVVRAAEGENADLFWALRGGGGNFGVVTTFLFRLHEVGPEVQVGLFFWDMAQSDEALGLIGETVPALPRKTGVLAGIGLSAPPEDFVPPEHVGTLGQALIVAGFGTAEEHAEAVAPLAKGPPTLFQMRTPMPYTGLQSMLDDAAPFGILAYEKSLPFTGFDEDTIALFGDQLPRKSSPMTFCPTFYLSGAFTDVAEDATAFGGVREPTYMVSMAAVTPDRDELTADTAWVRSLWTEMLPHAANPGGYVNFMVESEEDRIRAAYGAAKYERLAAIKAKYDPHNVFNRNANILPGTA; encoded by the coding sequence ATGACCAGCGTGCTCGAACACGCCGCGCATGCCCTGCGCGGCGATTTCCAGGGGGAGTTGATCGGTCCCGACGCGACCGAATACGACCGGGCCCGGAGTGTGTGGAACGGCGCCATCGACCACCGTCCCGCCGTGGTGGCGCGCTGCACCGGATCCGAGGACGTGGCCGCCGCGCTGAACTTCGCCCGCGCCGAGGGCCTGAAGATCTCGGTGCGCGGCGGCAGCCACAGCTTCGCGGGCAACGCCGTCTGCCCCGACGGGCTCGTCGTGGACCTGTCCCCGCTGAACAAGGTCGAGGTCGACCCCGCGGAGCGGCTCGCCCGCTGCGGCGGTGGCGCGACGCTCGCCGAACTCGACGCGGCCACCCAGGCGCACGCACTCGCCGTCCCGTCCGGGACCATCAGCCACACCGGCGTCGGCGGACTGGCCCTCGGCGGCGGCTTCGGCTGGCTCACCCCGCAGTACGGGCTCACCGCGGACAATCTCCTCGCCGCCGAGGTGGTCCTCGCGGACGGCACCGTGGTCCGGGCCGCCGAGGGCGAGAACGCCGACCTGTTCTGGGCGCTGCGCGGCGGTGGCGGCAACTTCGGCGTGGTCACCACCTTCCTCTTCCGGCTGCACGAGGTGGGCCCCGAGGTCCAAGTCGGCCTGTTCTTCTGGGACATGGCGCAGAGCGACGAGGCGCTTGGGCTGATCGGCGAGACGGTGCCCGCGCTGCCCCGCAAGACCGGAGTGCTCGCCGGCATCGGCCTCAGCGCACCGCCCGAGGACTTCGTGCCGCCCGAGCACGTGGGCACCCTCGGCCAGGCCCTCATCGTCGCCGGGTTCGGCACCGCCGAGGAGCACGCCGAAGCCGTGGCCCCGCTCGCGAAGGGGCCGCCCACCCTGTTCCAGATGCGTACCCCGATGCCGTACACCGGGCTGCAGAGCATGCTCGACGACGCGGCGCCGTTCGGGATCCTCGCGTACGAGAAGTCGCTGCCGTTCACCGGTTTCGACGAGGACACGATCGCCCTGTTCGGCGACCAACTCCCGCGCAAGAGCTCACCGATGACGTTCTGCCCGACGTTCTATCTGAGTGGCGCCTTCACCGATGTCGCCGAGGACGCCACGGCGTTCGGCGGCGTCCGGGAGCCGACGTACATGGTGTCGATGGCGGCCGTCACCCCCGACCGCGACGAGCTCACCGCCGACACCGCATGGGTGCGCTCTTTGTGGACGGAGATGCTGCCGCACGCGGCGAATCCGGGCGGCTATGTGAACTTCATGGTCGAGTCCGAGGAGGACCGGATCCGTGCCGCGTACGGCGCGGCCAAGTACGAGCGTCTGGCCGCGATCAAGGCCAAGTACGACCCGCACAACGTCTTCAACCGCAACGCCAACATCCTGCCGGGCACGGCCTGA
- a CDS encoding ABC transporter substrate-binding protein, which produces MPSSPLSSRTTGALTSRRSVLAVGGALGLTGLLAACGESEEKKADSGKPGGTDSGGKSAKKGPWTFTDDRKKAVKKDAVPTNIVAFTGVAAALFDYGIKVKAVFGPTKTQGGKADVQAGDLDVDKLTVLGNEWGQFNVEEYAALSPDLLISTMFDGSGTLWYVPEESEKQILGLADSVGISVYDRQLTAPLQRMLELAASLGADVKAKQVTDAKKRFEAAAARLRKAAKARPEIKVLVGSASQEIFYVSGSNLSADLEYFTSLGVNIVEPSESAKKASGGWFENLSWENVDKYPADVLLMDNRTSALQPDALTKAKPTWNKLPAVKAGQVVPRVTEPIYSYGKVAPILEDLAKAIETAKKVS; this is translated from the coding sequence ATGCCCTCATCGCCTCTCTCCTCCCGGACCACCGGAGCTCTGACCTCACGCCGCAGCGTGCTCGCCGTGGGCGGCGCCCTCGGTCTCACCGGCCTGCTGGCCGCCTGCGGGGAGAGCGAGGAGAAAAAGGCGGACAGCGGCAAGCCGGGCGGCACCGACAGCGGCGGCAAGAGCGCCAAGAAGGGCCCCTGGACCTTCACCGACGACCGCAAGAAGGCGGTCAAGAAGGACGCCGTGCCCACGAACATCGTCGCCTTCACCGGTGTCGCGGCGGCCCTCTTCGACTACGGCATCAAGGTCAAGGCCGTGTTCGGGCCGACCAAAACGCAGGGCGGCAAGGCGGACGTACAGGCCGGTGACCTCGACGTCGACAAGCTGACCGTCCTCGGCAACGAGTGGGGTCAGTTCAACGTCGAGGAGTACGCGGCCCTCTCGCCCGACCTGCTGATCTCCACCATGTTCGACGGCTCCGGCACCCTCTGGTACGTGCCCGAGGAGTCCGAGAAGCAGATCCTCGGCCTCGCCGACAGCGTCGGCATCAGCGTCTACGACCGGCAGCTCACCGCACCGCTCCAGCGCATGCTCGAACTGGCTGCCTCGCTCGGCGCGGACGTCAAGGCCAAGCAGGTCACCGACGCCAAGAAGCGCTTCGAGGCGGCGGCGGCCCGGCTGCGCAAGGCGGCCAAGGCCCGCCCGGAGATCAAGGTCCTCGTCGGCTCCGCCAGCCAGGAGATCTTCTACGTCTCCGGCTCCAACCTCTCCGCCGACCTGGAGTACTTCACGTCGCTCGGTGTGAACATCGTCGAGCCGTCGGAGTCCGCGAAGAAGGCGAGCGGCGGCTGGTTCGAGAACCTGAGCTGGGAGAACGTCGACAAGTACCCGGCCGACGTGCTCCTGATGGACAACCGCACCTCCGCCCTCCAGCCCGACGCCCTCACCAAGGCCAAGCCCACCTGGAACAAGCTGCCCGCCGTCAAGGCCGGTCAGGTCGTCCCGCGCGTCACCGAGCCGATCTACTCGTACGGCAAGGTCGCCCCGATCCTGGAGGACCTCGCCAAGGCCATCGAGACGGCGAAGAAGGTCTCCTGA
- a CDS encoding siderophore-interacting protein encodes MPTAAQAPVRAFDFFALHVLRTRRLSESLLRVTFGGESLTGFASGGRDQSVSLFLPQPGQSRPEVPVEEGEGWWQAWRELPDTVRAVMRSYTVREQRREPDGPGEIDIDFALHGDGGPASRWAARALPGDQVLVLGPTAADNTAVRFRPPADTDLVLLYADETALPAAAAILGQLPEDTRVHAFLEVEHPGDRLPLTAPAGAELTWLVRTEGAPPAHEAVRAAELAPADAPYAWIAGESGSIKELRRHLVRERAIDRRRVTFVGYWRRGLSEEQLREVGEE; translated from the coding sequence ATGCCGACCGCAGCCCAAGCCCCCGTCCGCGCCTTCGACTTCTTCGCGCTGCATGTGCTGCGCACCCGGCGGCTGAGCGAGTCGCTGCTCCGGGTGACCTTCGGCGGCGAGTCGCTGACCGGCTTCGCCTCCGGCGGCCGGGACCAGTCGGTCTCGCTGTTCCTGCCGCAGCCGGGCCAGTCACGGCCCGAGGTGCCGGTGGAGGAGGGCGAGGGCTGGTGGCAGGCGTGGCGCGAACTGCCGGACACGGTACGGGCGGTGATGCGCTCGTACACGGTGCGCGAGCAGCGCCGGGAGCCGGACGGGCCCGGCGAGATCGACATCGACTTCGCCCTGCACGGCGACGGCGGACCGGCCTCCCGCTGGGCCGCCCGCGCGCTCCCGGGAGACCAGGTGCTCGTCCTCGGCCCAACCGCCGCCGACAACACCGCCGTTCGCTTCCGCCCGCCCGCGGACACCGACCTGGTCCTGCTCTACGCGGACGAGACCGCCCTGCCCGCCGCCGCGGCCATCCTCGGCCAACTCCCCGAGGACACCCGCGTGCACGCCTTCCTGGAGGTCGAACACCCCGGCGACCGGCTGCCGTTGACGGCTCCCGCCGGTGCGGAACTGACCTGGCTGGTACGTACCGAGGGCGCTCCCCCGGCCCACGAGGCCGTACGCGCCGCCGAGTTGGCTCCCGCCGACGCTCCGTACGCCTGGATCGCCGGTGAGTCGGGCAGCATCAAGGAACTGCGGCGTCATCTGGTCCGCGAGCGGGCGATCGACCGGCGCCGGGTCACCTTTGTGGGGTACTGGCGGCGGGGGCTGAGTGAGGAGCAGTTGCGTGAGGTGGGGGAGGAGTAG
- a CDS encoding helix-turn-helix transcriptional regulator — MATSPSSSAQDARDRVARRMRDLRADAGLTGSELAALCGWTHPKTSRLENARTPPTPDDIRRWCQACGAEGQAEDIIAQSRDAESAYLEWRRQVRAGLKRLQNSYVDLYRATELFRIYSPTLVPGLLQTEGYARGVLSGVAELLEIPNDADQAAAARLERSKIVHEPGHRFVMVIEESVLHYQLADAEAMAAQLGYLLTAGALPSVSLGIIPKATRQRALWPQELFHIYDDQMVSVELMSARVRVTQPSEVAMYVRAFEQLRHMAVYGAEARALVLHAIESLR, encoded by the coding sequence ATGGCCACCTCCCCGTCCTCATCGGCCCAGGACGCCCGAGACCGCGTCGCACGACGGATGCGTGACCTCCGCGCTGACGCCGGTCTGACCGGCTCGGAGTTGGCCGCACTCTGCGGCTGGACCCACCCCAAGACGTCACGTCTGGAGAATGCGCGCACACCACCCACCCCCGACGACATCCGCCGCTGGTGCCAGGCGTGCGGTGCCGAGGGCCAGGCCGAGGACATTATTGCCCAGTCCCGGGACGCCGAGTCCGCGTACCTGGAGTGGCGACGGCAAGTGCGCGCGGGCCTGAAGCGGCTTCAGAACAGCTACGTCGACCTGTACCGGGCGACCGAGTTGTTCCGGATCTACTCGCCGACCCTGGTCCCCGGTCTTCTCCAGACGGAAGGTTACGCACGCGGCGTACTGTCCGGTGTCGCCGAGTTGCTGGAGATCCCCAATGACGCGGACCAGGCGGCAGCCGCACGCTTGGAGCGATCGAAGATCGTGCATGAGCCGGGGCACCGGTTCGTCATGGTCATCGAAGAGAGCGTCCTGCACTACCAGTTGGCAGATGCCGAGGCCATGGCCGCACAGCTCGGCTATCTCCTTACTGCGGGCGCCTTGCCCTCGGTCTCGCTCGGCATAATTCCCAAGGCCACGCGCCAGCGGGCCTTGTGGCCGCAAGAGCTGTTCCACATCTACGACGATCAGATGGTGTCCGTGGAGCTGATGTCCGCCAGAGTGCGGGTGACGCAGCCCTCCGAAGTCGCCATGTACGTGAGGGCGTTTGAGCAGCTGCGCCACATGGCTGTCTATGGCGCGGAAGCCAGGGCGCTGGTCCTGCACGCGATCGAGTCTCTGCGCTGA
- a CDS encoding DUF6879 family protein encodes MPQNVPSYAELLDGAQESAVHLEMRDVYGVAGESDGFARWLASGEVDADPDSAYWAPWSELIRRTRARGVSVRRARIVSEPVSEYIRYEHAGTLVNVAVGEQVRWLPRRQASDIALPGNDFWLIDGRLIRWNHFTGAGASAPGEISEAPAAARLCATAFESVWTRAIPHDEYKIS; translated from the coding sequence ATGCCGCAGAACGTGCCTAGCTACGCCGAACTACTCGACGGTGCGCAGGAGTCGGCCGTTCACCTGGAGATGCGGGATGTGTACGGAGTCGCCGGTGAATCCGACGGCTTCGCCCGGTGGCTGGCGAGCGGGGAAGTCGATGCCGACCCGGACTCCGCGTACTGGGCACCATGGTCGGAACTCATCCGCCGTACGAGAGCCCGAGGCGTCTCGGTGCGGCGGGCCCGTATTGTTTCCGAGCCGGTGAGTGAGTACATCCGGTACGAGCACGCCGGAACTCTCGTCAATGTGGCTGTCGGTGAACAGGTGCGATGGCTGCCTCGCCGTCAGGCCAGCGACATCGCCCTCCCGGGCAACGACTTCTGGCTGATTGACGGGCGCCTCATCCGCTGGAACCACTTCACCGGCGCAGGAGCCAGCGCACCCGGGGAGATCAGCGAAGCCCCGGCGGCGGCCCGGCTGTGTGCCACAGCCTTCGAGTCGGTGTGGACCCGGGCGATTCCGCACGACGAGTACAAGATCAGCTAG
- a CDS encoding phosphatase PAP2 family protein has translation MRSTVAAALHDLRTVDGAVYAAVAATPTPALDKALRRLSMAADHSKISLTLAATLAITPGRPRRAALAGVAAIAVASAAANLVGKRVIPRRRPDREAARVAVDRHVPMPTSASFPSGHTASAVAFATATGGVLPVVAVPLGLLAGAVGYSRVHTGVHYPGDVVAGAVLGIASASMVLGAGSSWGVGGTSVERDLPRP, from the coding sequence CTGCGGAGTACGGTCGCCGCCGCGCTGCACGACCTGCGCACGGTCGACGGTGCCGTGTACGCGGCTGTCGCCGCCACCCCAACACCTGCCCTGGACAAGGCACTTCGGCGGTTGTCCATGGCGGCCGACCACTCCAAGATCTCGCTCACCCTGGCCGCGACGCTCGCCATCACCCCCGGCCGCCCGCGCAGGGCGGCGCTCGCGGGAGTCGCGGCGATCGCGGTGGCCTCCGCCGCGGCCAACCTGGTCGGCAAGCGCGTGATCCCCAGGCGCCGCCCCGACCGCGAGGCGGCCCGGGTGGCCGTGGACCGGCACGTACCCATGCCGACTTCGGCCTCGTTCCCCTCCGGGCACACCGCCTCGGCCGTAGCCTTCGCCACCGCCACCGGAGGCGTCCTGCCCGTGGTCGCGGTGCCGCTCGGCCTCCTGGCGGGGGCCGTGGGGTACTCCCGGGTCCACACCGGCGTGCACTACCCGGGGGATGTGGTCGCGGGCGCGGTCCTCGGCATCGCGAGCGCCTCCATGGTGCTGGGGGCAGGGAGCTCGTGGGGCGTGGGCGGGACCTCAGTGGAGCGTGATCTGCCCCGTCCGTAG
- a CDS encoding diacylglycerol kinase family protein: MGGSTSTRQSARGTARILARCALLAVAAGFVVLVLALVEVGPAVFLTGLGGIVVSAVGLWWLLARRGLLRLLGALLAVGAPAGVLVHYIREGVWDNALVALALYGVALVFGRSALRATGKSYVMRGKFGAPPRRAFLIMNPKSGDGKVGHFDLVERAQQLGAEVHLLDTQSATDVEELARQAAENGADLLGVAGGDGTQALVAGVAAEYGLPFLVISAGTRNHFAMDLGLDRADPATCLDALTDGEELRVDLGTVSGRAFVNTVSFGAYADIVQRPEYREAKTGTALSLLPDLLGEEGPRLEARAGDRHLTGQQAILVSNNPYAAPDVLATSMRARLDRGKLGVIAVRVEGAARAAELAVWGRRSEGLNFLTARAVEVTAESDTMPVAVDGEALILPSPVVCTVRRRALRVLVPRSRPGTKAPSSPLNWRWIAALALGRVR, encoded by the coding sequence GTGGGTGGTTCCACCAGTACGCGGCAGAGCGCGCGCGGCACGGCGCGGATACTGGCGCGCTGTGCGCTGCTCGCGGTGGCGGCCGGATTCGTCGTCCTGGTCCTCGCCCTGGTCGAGGTCGGCCCCGCGGTCTTCCTGACCGGGCTCGGCGGAATCGTCGTCTCGGCCGTCGGCCTGTGGTGGCTGCTCGCCAGGCGCGGACTGCTCCGGCTGCTCGGCGCGCTCCTCGCCGTCGGCGCGCCCGCGGGCGTACTGGTCCACTACATCCGCGAAGGCGTCTGGGACAACGCGCTGGTCGCCCTCGCCCTGTACGGCGTGGCCCTGGTCTTCGGCCGGTCCGCCCTGCGCGCCACCGGCAAGTCCTATGTGATGCGCGGCAAATTCGGCGCGCCCCCGCGCCGGGCCTTCCTGATCATGAACCCGAAGTCGGGCGACGGAAAGGTCGGCCACTTCGACCTGGTGGAACGAGCCCAACAGCTCGGTGCCGAAGTGCACTTGCTCGACACCCAGAGCGCGACCGACGTGGAGGAACTGGCCCGGCAGGCCGCCGAGAACGGGGCCGACCTGCTCGGCGTCGCGGGCGGCGACGGCACCCAGGCACTGGTCGCGGGCGTGGCCGCCGAGTACGGACTGCCGTTCCTGGTGATCTCCGCCGGAACACGCAACCACTTCGCCATGGACCTCGGCCTGGACCGCGCGGACCCGGCCACCTGCCTCGACGCCCTGACCGACGGCGAGGAACTCCGCGTCGACCTGGGCACGGTCAGCGGCCGGGCCTTCGTCAACACCGTGTCCTTCGGGGCGTACGCCGATATCGTCCAGCGCCCCGAGTACCGCGAGGCCAAGACCGGAACCGCGCTCAGCCTGCTGCCCGATCTGCTGGGGGAGGAGGGCCCGCGCCTGGAAGCCAGGGCCGGGGACCGGCACCTCACCGGCCAGCAGGCGATCCTCGTCAGCAACAACCCCTACGCCGCGCCCGACGTCCTCGCCACCAGCATGCGCGCCCGACTCGACCGCGGAAAGCTCGGCGTGATCGCGGTCCGGGTGGAGGGCGCCGCCCGGGCGGCCGAACTCGCCGTATGGGGCAGGCGCTCGGAGGGCCTCAACTTCCTCACCGCGCGCGCGGTGGAGGTCACCGCCGAGTCCGACACCATGCCGGTCGCGGTGGACGGCGAGGCACTGATCCTGCCCTCGCCCGTGGTCTGCACCGTCCGCCGCCGCGCCCTGCGCGTCCTGGTCCCCCGCTCCCGGCCGGGCACCAAGGCACCCAGCTCGCCCCTGAACTGGCGGTGGATCGCGGCACTCGCTCTGGGACGTGTCCGGTGA
- a CDS encoding ATP-dependent Clp protease ATP-binding subunit — MSLSPFGSYGSSDPFGDLLSRFFGTSPQSSPPAVQRVPIGRLLTQSAQELIATASQRATADGSMDLDTEHLLWACTHNEAARGLLEEAGADPDRLAEDIAGALPGEGPQTSASPDLTPAAKRALLRAHALSQASDSTYIGPEHILLALAADEDSAAAKLLRAHGVETRGLLRAGSEQGEVRESARAESRTPTLDQYGRDLTDEARAGSLDVVVGRAEEIEQTVEVLSRRTKNNPVLIGEPGVGKTAIVEGLAQRIVSGDVPQSLEGKRVVQLDLSAMVAGSKYRGEFEERLKNVIDEVKAAADATVLFIDELHTVVGAGSGGEGAMDAGNILKPALARGELHVVGATTLDEYRRYVEKDAALERRFQPVVVPEPTVAETVQILQGLCDSYEAHHQVRYSDEALGAAAELSDRYVTDRFLPDKAIDLMDTAGARVRLRSLGKSTEAVAKEDALTRLTREKDEAVAHEDFERAQALKDEIARAEAELAAIAERREGVMKVTVDDIADVLSRRTGIPVAQLTEGEKQRLMKLEEALHGRVVGQDEAVVAISEAVRRSRAGMGDPDRPVGSFLFLGPTGVGKTELAKALAELLFGDENRLIRFDMSEFQEKHTVSRLVGAPPGYVGHEEAGQLTEKVRRQPYSVVLFDEVEKAHPDVFNALLQVLDDGRLTDGQGRTVDFRNTIVVMTSNVGAQRILAHRGDVSQIKDELMADLHQRFRPEFLNRIDETVVFHGLGADELTEIVDLLLDHSRRRVRAQDMDLEITDAARKLLVAHGHQPEFGARPLRRTVQTELDNRIASLIISGEAGPGDTLVADVRDNSLVCTVRQASGAYTSGAKAGAEAAAASAKEAGTAADRA, encoded by the coding sequence ATGTCGCTCTCCCCCTTCGGCTCCTACGGATCCTCGGATCCCTTCGGTGATCTGCTCAGCCGCTTCTTCGGCACCTCGCCCCAGTCCTCGCCGCCCGCGGTGCAGCGCGTACCGATCGGACGGCTGCTGACCCAGTCGGCGCAGGAGCTGATCGCGACCGCCTCGCAGCGGGCCACGGCCGACGGCAGCATGGACCTGGACACCGAGCACCTGCTGTGGGCCTGCACCCACAACGAGGCCGCCCGTGGCCTGCTCGAAGAGGCGGGCGCCGACCCGGACCGGCTCGCCGAGGACATCGCCGGGGCCCTGCCCGGCGAGGGGCCGCAGACCTCCGCGAGCCCGGACCTCACCCCGGCGGCCAAGCGGGCGCTGCTGCGCGCGCACGCCCTCTCGCAGGCCTCGGACAGCACCTACATCGGCCCCGAGCACATCCTGCTCGCGCTCGCCGCCGACGAGGACTCGGCCGCCGCGAAGCTGCTGCGCGCGCACGGCGTGGAGACCCGGGGCCTGCTGCGCGCCGGGAGCGAGCAGGGCGAGGTGCGCGAGTCCGCCCGCGCCGAGAGCCGTACGCCCACCCTCGACCAGTACGGACGCGACCTCACCGACGAGGCGCGGGCCGGCTCCCTGGACGTGGTGGTCGGCCGGGCCGAGGAGATCGAGCAGACCGTCGAGGTGCTGTCCCGGCGCACCAAGAACAACCCCGTCCTGATCGGCGAACCCGGCGTCGGCAAGACCGCGATCGTGGAGGGCCTGGCCCAGCGCATCGTCTCCGGCGACGTACCGCAGTCCCTGGAGGGCAAGCGCGTGGTCCAGCTCGACCTGAGCGCCATGGTCGCCGGGTCCAAGTACCGCGGGGAGTTCGAGGAGCGCCTGAAGAACGTCATCGACGAGGTGAAGGCGGCCGCCGACGCGACGGTCCTGTTCATCGACGAGCTGCACACCGTGGTGGGCGCGGGCAGCGGCGGCGAGGGCGCGATGGACGCCGGGAACATCCTCAAACCGGCCCTGGCCCGGGGCGAGTTGCACGTGGTCGGTGCCACCACCCTGGACGAGTACCGGCGCTACGTGGAGAAGGACGCCGCCCTGGAGCGCCGCTTCCAGCCGGTCGTGGTGCCCGAGCCCACGGTCGCCGAGACCGTACAGATCCTCCAGGGCCTGTGCGACTCCTACGAGGCGCACCACCAGGTCCGCTACAGCGACGAGGCCCTGGGCGCCGCGGCCGAGCTGTCCGACCGGTACGTCACCGACCGGTTCCTGCCGGACAAGGCGATCGACCTGATGGACACCGCGGGCGCCCGGGTACGGCTGCGCTCGCTCGGCAAGTCGACCGAGGCGGTGGCCAAGGAGGACGCGCTGACCCGGCTGACCCGCGAGAAGGACGAGGCCGTAGCGCACGAGGACTTCGAGAGGGCGCAGGCTCTCAAGGACGAAATCGCCCGCGCCGAGGCGGAGTTGGCGGCGATCGCCGAACGGCGCGAGGGCGTCATGAAGGTCACCGTCGACGACATCGCGGACGTCCTTTCCCGGCGCACCGGCATCCCCGTCGCCCAGCTCACCGAGGGCGAGAAACAGCGCCTGATGAAGCTGGAGGAGGCGCTGCACGGCCGGGTCGTCGGCCAGGACGAGGCCGTGGTCGCGATCAGTGAGGCGGTCCGCCGCTCACGGGCCGGAATGGGCGACCCGGATCGCCCCGTCGGCTCCTTCCTCTTCCTCGGCCCCACCGGCGTCGGAAAGACCGAACTCGCCAAGGCACTGGCCGAGTTGCTGTTCGGCGACGAGAACCGGCTGATCCGCTTCGACATGAGCGAGTTCCAGGAGAAGCACACCGTCTCCCGCCTCGTCGGCGCCCCGCCCGGATACGTGGGCCACGAGGAGGCGGGCCAGCTCACCGAGAAGGTCCGCCGCCAGCCCTACAGCGTGGTGCTCTTCGACGAGGTGGAGAAGGCGCACCCCGACGTCTTCAACGCACTGCTCCAGGTACTGGACGACGGACGGCTGACCGACGGGCAGGGCCGCACCGTCGACTTCCGCAACACCATCGTCGTGATGACCTCCAACGTCGGCGCCCAGCGCATCCTGGCGCACCGCGGCGACGTCTCGCAGATCAAGGACGAGCTGATGGCGGACCTGCACCAGCGCTTCCGCCCCGAATTCCTCAACCGGATCGACGAGACGGTCGTCTTCCACGGCCTCGGCGCCGACGAACTCACCGAGATCGTCGACCTGTTGCTCGACCACAGCAGGCGCCGCGTACGCGCCCAGGACATGGACCTGGAGATCACCGACGCGGCCAGGAAACTCCTCGTCGCACACGGCCACCAGCCCGAGTTCGGCGCCCGCCCGCTGCGCAGGACCGTACAGACGGAACTGGACAACCGCATCGCCTCGCTGATCATCTCGGGCGAGGCCGGACCCGGGGACACCCTCGTCGCCGACGTACGCGACAACTCCCTTGTGTGTACGGTGCGTCAGGCGTCCGGCGCCTACACGTCCGGCGCCAAGGCCGGAGCGGAGGCGGCCGCCGCGTCGGCGAAGGAAGCCGGAACCGCCGCCGACCGGGCATGA